Proteins found in one Janthinobacterium lividum genomic segment:
- a CDS encoding phage integrase family protein, producing MAQNMHVLTQAVGYTRTDYTALRARMLNMPLARIAELYYSGDSPQVRHGLERFLDAMRDDLADRALVTDPELAQLLTGALKCDAPPVSLNRLMSAAALAPAVPQAGQPVSQWLRPKTAAALHDEGIVLVADLISLIRLRGSGWWRSIPRIGIKRAGAILAWLQNNKETLGELPGPAPIGQSPAPSFLLDPLQASRLAPLGHFTLPNAFDGSAGINRNHKFCFIQADDDLCAIESYLARFEGKPHTLRAYRKELERFLLWAIMIRRKPMSSLLVDDCNAYKDFLIAPSPAFIGRKAARFTEQWRPFTPEPMTAKTQKQAVIILRAAFDYLVRVRYLGGNPWVAVVDPAVTEEVHAIQVEKALDDDLWDLLIDQLSQRASIAGNAQDRAALAAILLCGDSGLRREEAAGCRRADLKPSQWAQNVSTLRVLGKRHKKRDVPVSERTLHALRAHWQDRELDFDHPFNDPACKDRALLAPLVIPRHAAAIARHEEQVGNGYTSDGLYRLIKSCIDRIQHILLGMGIKPEDIAQLATTTPHAFRHTFGTLAVASGMPQDVVQGVLGHVSATTTSIYVRAKEKRTTEEAAKYFQMQSEKTNLRKS from the coding sequence ATGGCACAGAACATGCACGTCCTCACGCAAGCTGTCGGCTATACCCGGACTGACTACACCGCATTACGCGCACGTATGCTGAACATGCCGCTGGCCCGGATTGCTGAACTTTACTACAGCGGCGACAGCCCGCAGGTACGACATGGCCTCGAGCGATTCCTCGACGCCATGCGCGACGACCTGGCCGACCGCGCCTTGGTTACAGATCCTGAACTGGCCCAGCTACTGACAGGAGCCTTGAAATGCGATGCGCCACCCGTATCATTGAACCGCCTGATGTCAGCGGCAGCGTTGGCTCCAGCGGTGCCGCAGGCTGGACAACCGGTTTCTCAATGGCTGCGGCCAAAAACTGCCGCGGCATTACACGATGAAGGCATTGTCCTGGTTGCCGACCTCATTAGCCTGATCCGGCTCAGGGGCTCCGGCTGGTGGAGATCAATTCCTCGTATCGGCATCAAACGTGCTGGCGCCATCCTGGCGTGGCTGCAGAACAATAAGGAGACGCTAGGTGAACTCCCTGGTCCCGCGCCTATCGGCCAATCCCCGGCCCCCTCCTTTCTGCTCGACCCCTTGCAGGCATCCCGCTTAGCGCCGTTGGGGCACTTCACCCTTCCGAACGCATTCGACGGCTCTGCCGGCATCAATCGCAACCACAAGTTCTGCTTCATCCAAGCAGATGATGACTTGTGTGCCATCGAGTCCTATCTCGCACGGTTCGAAGGTAAGCCGCACACCTTGCGTGCCTATCGCAAGGAACTAGAACGCTTCTTGCTGTGGGCAATCATGATCAGACGCAAGCCGATGTCGTCTTTGCTGGTCGATGACTGCAACGCCTACAAGGATTTCTTGATTGCTCCCTCCCCGGCCTTTATCGGCAGGAAAGCGGCACGCTTTACGGAGCAATGGCGCCCGTTTACCCCAGAGCCGATGACCGCCAAGACACAAAAGCAGGCAGTAATTATTCTGCGCGCCGCGTTCGACTATCTCGTCCGCGTACGCTATTTGGGAGGCAATCCCTGGGTGGCCGTCGTCGATCCAGCGGTCACGGAAGAAGTCCACGCCATCCAGGTCGAAAAAGCCCTCGATGACGACCTTTGGGACTTGCTCATCGATCAATTATCGCAACGCGCCAGCATCGCCGGTAACGCACAAGACCGGGCAGCGCTTGCCGCCATTCTGCTGTGCGGCGACTCAGGGCTACGACGCGAAGAAGCAGCTGGGTGCCGGCGAGCAGATCTTAAACCGAGCCAGTGGGCACAAAACGTCTCCACGTTACGCGTACTTGGCAAGCGCCACAAAAAAAGAGACGTGCCCGTAAGTGAGCGTACGCTCCACGCTCTGCGCGCCCACTGGCAGGACCGCGAGCTTGACTTTGACCATCCGTTCAATGACCCGGCATGCAAAGACAGGGCGCTGCTGGCGCCCTTGGTGATTCCTCGCCATGCAGCAGCGATCGCACGACACGAGGAACAGGTTGGCAATGGCTATACCAGCGATGGGCTGTACCGGTTAATCAAGTCTTGCATTGATCGTATTCAACACATACTTCTTGGCATGGGCATCAAGCCCGAAGACATTGCCCAATTGGCGACGACCACGCCACACGCATTCCGCCATACGTTTGGCACATTGGCAGTAGCAAGTGGCATGCCCCAGGATGTGGTGCAAGGAGTACTGGGACACGTGAGCGCGACGACAACATCCATTTACGTCCGAGCCAAGGAAAAACGGACGACAGAAGAAGCGGCAAAGTACTTCCAGATGCAGAGCGAGAAGACCAACCTGCGGAAGAGCTAA